Below is a genomic region from Ananas comosus cultivar F153 unplaced genomic scaffold, ASM154086v1, whole genome shotgun sequence.
CGAGGAAGTGATCAGTATTCGCATATCCAGAATCAACAAGATAATATTTTCCTACACACACCAGAACACTTTATGAAAATTAGACAAATGATAAGCTGAGAAACACATCACCTTGCAAATCATTACTGACCTTCCGGGACAGCGAAACCGCCACTCTCGCAACACCATCGCAGTACCCTCATATCAGCTGCAGAACCCTCCCACCCGGTGCACACAAATAGAAACTGATGGTCAAACGAGCATGCGGCCATCATGTTCTGAGAAGTAAATCCTTTTCGACACCGATATCTTGGTTGCTTATGCTTCCGTACAACCACCGGTATGTGAGTCCCATCTACTGCACCAATTGCATTCTAAAttcaaaagataaataaaatagttaGCTTCAAATATTTCGGGACtccaaagatttcaaattttgttttcacAAAGTTTCAACTTGCGACTCACCTTGAATGGATAGAATGTCGGATTTTCCTTTATTCTAGGGTGTACTCCTGTATTTGATAGTGGGAGTTGGATGTAGTCATGCCTAAGTTCAACCACGCCGCGCAGTACATTATTAAAATGCCTGCTAATCGTTTCTCCAGAATGTTGAAAAGTTTCCGCCAAAACTCTATTGGCCACGGCATGACCTGTACCAAATAGAAATATACCAAGCTGCTCGTCAGCAGTTAAATGCCTAGTATTTTGTATAAAACCCCTTCCAACCAGTTCTTCTCGAAGCCTTGTAAACATAGTGGTGGTCATCCTGAAATGTTGATAACCTCTATCAGGGTGTCCACGCAATATGTCATGAATTAGCTCGTGGCCAGTAAATGGCCGAGTTCGACAAGGCTGCCTATAAATAGTGTTGTGGAATGAAAAGTCCCCCTCTTCGATAAGTAAGGCATGCACTTCTTCCCAAtaatcttcttcctcatctaaGAATGTCATGAGATCGGCAACAAGTGTTGAAGAAAAAACACGCTGATTGTTTGCTCCAGCCATGACTGCATTTGAAGAAAAAACTCTGATGCAATATGTATCTATGCAATAACTTGAGCTTAAGTAATAAAGAGGACAATATAAGTAAACTGTACTGTGTTTAACATGTGTTGGGTTAGGATGACTTAAAGTCACACTGGCATAGTGGCAAATATACCGCATGTACTGCCCCCCTACCCTGTGATGGCTCAGGTAATAAAGAGCTCAAGTGAGAATGATGGCTGCAAGAGGTTTCCCACTGCCCCCCAACCATTCACGACCAGTGTTCTTTACTTCATCATTGCCGGAGCGAGTAACACGCAGATTTCAAGTTGAGAATAAGCAAAGTCATACATAGTTGCAGCAACAACAATTAACAATAGGAATCAATCAATTGAAGTACCATGGTTGCAGGAGCAGTAACTAAGTTATAGAGACTTGAAATTCCCAATTGTCATGTTACTTGCAATTTGCAGCAGTCACTTACCTCGAGTAATATTAATATGAACCCAATACCTGGAGGTTAGAAGAGGATTCATGTGTTGGCTCAGGTAATAAAGGGCCCAAGTCTGAATGGTGGCTGCAATAGGTCTCATATTGCCCCCCAAAACCATTCAAGACTGTTGCAAGCTTTATTCATCATTGCCGGAGCGCGCTTCGTTTGTATTTCAAGTTGAGAAGAAGCAAGCGGGGATTAAAAATGCTTGAAACAAATGATCTCCCATTGCTATAAAACTATATTTCTGTATAGATCTGAACAAATACCAAAGCATGCATGCCACAAGCGAGATGGAATAATTACAATATTAAACTGTAAGCATGATAAAGAAGCGAGAAGCAACTTGTTTGCATAATCCTAGACCAAATGATTCAGTtggaaaatattttacaacGTGTTGACAAAAACATACTTTTGAAATCATGTTACATGAAACTTTTAGCCGTCACTTACCTCTAGTAATAGTAATTGAACCTAATAAGTGGAGGTTAGAAGAGAGTTGGAGATTAATTACATGCTGCTGCTGAACAATCATGTGTTGGCTCAGGTATTAAAGGCCCCAAGTCTGAATGGTGGCTGCAATAGATCACCTATTGCCCCCCAAACCATTCAAGACTAATGCAAGCTTTATTCATCATTGTCGAACCGCATACTGTTTGTATTACAAGTTGAGAAGAAACAAGCTTATACATACTAAGCTTGAAGCAAAGTCATACCATTTTGGCAAAATTATATTACCTTTTATACCTGGCCATGATTGAAAACAGATCAGATTATATAGGAATCATAAGCTTCAACTATGGTAGAACACACCAATTAATAGAAGTATGACAAACAATCGAAGTTCCACACTTGTAGGTACAATATATGAGGTAAAGAGACCAATATAAAGTTACTAGTTGCACAGGGATGTACTTACACAGGCACATATGCAAACAAAAGATctgaacaaattttttaaaagctaCAAGTGAGATGGAATAATTACAATATTAAACTGCAAGCATGATAAAGAAGCGAGAAGCAACTTGTTTGCAAAAACATAGACCAACTGAACCAGttcgaaaattttttacaaCGTCTTGACAAAAACATACTTTTGAAATCATGTTACATGAAACTTGTAGCATTCACTTACCTCGAATAATAGCAATTGAACCCAATAAGTAGAGTATTGAAGAGAGTTGGAGATTAATAACACTGCACCTTGCAGCTGAACAATCATGTGTTGGCTCAGGTAATAAAGGGCCCAAGTCTGAACGGTGGCTGCAATAGGTCACCTATTGCCCCCCAAACCATTCAAGACTGTTGCTAGCTTTATTCATCATTGCCGAAGCGCGTACTATTTGTATTACAACTTGAGAAGAAGCAAGCTTATATACTAAGCTTGAACCAAATAATCATCCATTTCGGCAAAACTATATTACCTGTTATACCTGGCCATGAAGGAAAATAGATCAGGTTATATAGGAATAGGATTCCAAAAGTATGGTACAACACAACAGTTAATAGAAGTATGGCAAGCATATATATAGGAAATTGAAACAAGTGCTCAGCTACTGAACCAAACTTATACCTTTCATACCAATCAACTCTTGTGCTCATCAATGGTAAGTAAAGACCAGCAAATAAAAAGTTGAGAAGAAGCAAGCTGGGCAGAGTAACAGTTAtagaaattgaaaaagcatggaTCAGCCTACAAGTCCTTCATAGTGGACATACTGTTTGAACTTAACAAAGCATATAAGTAAAGCATAGAGTACATGTAAAATAGAAAGAGTACATTAGTTAATACATGCAGCATCTCAGAGCTTCATGCaaacaaaatagataataagTGCTCACTTAATTAGTACTAAGTAGCACAACCAGGAAGTGCCAAACACCAAAAAAGGGCAAGTTTCTTCATCGATCCAAAAGTACAAACTTAATTAGGCGGAAAAGATGGCCTTTCCGGCGAAAATGATGGTAAATTAGAAGAGCCAGAAGGTCCTGCAGGAGGAAAAGTGGGCGTGCCAAGTGGGAAGCTTGCACTTGCAGGTGGAAAGGATGCAAATGGTCCAGGAGTAAAGGATGAAGATGCTGCTGTGAAAAAGGGTGCAGTAGGTGCAAATGATGGT
It encodes:
- the LOC109703892 gene encoding uncharacterized protein LOC109703892, which translates into the protein MAGANNQRVFSSTLVADLMTFLDEEEDYWEEVHALLIEEGDFSFHNTIYRQPCRTRPFTGHELIHDILRGHPDRGYQHFRMTTTMFTRLREELVGRGFIQNTRHLTADEQLGIFLFGTGHAVANRVLAETFQHSGETISRHFNNVLRGVVELRHDYIQLPLSNTGVHPRIKENPTFYPFKNAIGAVDGTHIPVVVRKHKQPRYRCRKGFTSQNMMAACSFDHQFLFVCTGWEGSAADMRVLRWCCESGGFAVPEGKYYLVDSGYANTDHFLAPYRGERYHLSQFDVNAQARRHRGPRDLYNHRHAQLRNVVEKAFGILKRRFKVLRQATPFPYKVQCRIALACCVIHNFIKRHQGTDRYFNMQMDSLPMDDTLDESSAPVGPDESRRGDALRTMITGQLWNNR